TTAACGCGTTTACCATATTTTTAGGTGGCCTTCTAGTTCTTTTATCAAAATTAAATTCTTCAGGAAGTATTTTGTTAAAAGTTTGGTAATAAATATTTCTTATGTTACCTTCTACACACATTAATTCACTTATTGTATCTGTGCCTTGAATTTTCTCTTCCCATCCTTTTATGGATTCTAATTCTTCATCAATTTTATAATAAGATAGATTTTTCTTTATGTTGGATATTCCCCCTCTTAGTATCTCTTTGGCAAGAAACATTCTTTTTTCTTTATCTAAGTAGTGTTCTGCCTGTCTTACTATAGTTTCTCCAGATAACAGGGATTCCCGAGGATAGTAAGTACCTTCATAATAACCATAATAATTGAAAAAATGGATTGAAACGCCTTTCTTTGATAAATAAGAAACAACTCCTGATGTGAAGGTAACTCTGCCATAACAATAAATTGATGAAATTGTCTCGATTGGTAAAATATGTCTTTCCTTTTCAGAATAGAAATATACAGTATTCTCTTTTCTACTTAGAACTCCATTTTTTAATAAATAAAAATCCTGTTTCATGTTTACACCCAACAAAAATCATAATAACTACATTTTGTGCAATATGATCTCTTCTCTGGTTGCGGCATAGAGCCTCCGATAATTAGAATTATTTCATTTGATACCCTCTCTAACTCCTTCTCTTTTTCTTCAGTTAGGATTATTTCTTCAGTTTTTTTAATAAGAGGGTAATCTAAAATTCCTTTTGCAGTAATTTCCATTTCTTTTAGTTTATAGAGATAGAATAGTAATTGATAAATTGAAGCTTTTTCCATTTTCTTTGATTTCTTAACTTCATATATCACTAACTCATCTTTCTTTTGGATTAAATCTATTTTCATTCCGGGCAGATTTACTTCTTTAATCATTCTTTTATGAACTGATTCATGAATAATTTTACCATCTTTTACAACATCGGATGAATGTTCCATCGTTTGAAATTTCGAGAAAAGCCAGAGTTTGGTTTTACAAATAAAGAAATAGTTTATTTCTGTACCGGTAATGTTACTATCTATCATAGTTAATTAATCTAGTGGATTACAGATTATATCATTCTTATAGTATAAACACAAATTTCAGATTTAAGCTTGTTTGTATCAATACCGTCTTTGAAAGAATAATATTTCAAAAATTTATCAGTGGATATAATAGTATTATACTTTTCATCGTATTTTACAAG
The Methanofastidiosum sp. genome window above contains:
- the cas1b gene encoding type I-B CRISPR-associated endonuclease Cas1b, translated to MKQDFYLLKNGVLSRKENTVYFYSEKERHILPIETISSIYCYGRVTFTSGVVSYLSKKGVSIHFFNYYGYYEGTYYPRESLLSGETIVRQAEHYLDKEKRMFLAKEILRGGISNIKKNLSYYKIDEELESIKGWEEKIQGTDTISELMCVEGNIRNIYYQTFNKILPEEFNFDKRTRRPPKNMVNALISFSNSLMYATILSEIYNTQLNPTISYLHEPFKRRFSLSLDLSEIFKPFIGDRVVFKLLNKRIISEDDFDKDLNYCLLKDTGRRLFLQHYNERLDKTIKHRALDRNVSYKHIIRLECYKLIKHVSGLKDYEAFRIWW
- the cas4 gene encoding CRISPR-associated protein Cas4, whose translation is MIDSNITGTEINYFFICKTKLWLFSKFQTMEHSSDVVKDGKIIHESVHKRMIKEVNLPGMKIDLIQKKDELVIYEVKKSKKMEKASIYQLLFYLYKLKEMEITAKGILDYPLIKKTEEIILTEEKEKELERVSNEIILIIGGSMPQPEKRSYCTKCSYYDFCWV